Proteins from a genomic interval of Papaver somniferum cultivar HN1 chromosome 4, ASM357369v1, whole genome shotgun sequence:
- the LOC113275719 gene encoding uncharacterized protein LOC113275719: MEEVADLHHLPQDEEIETLGSAPYWYSFCDHDDDDIYSSYEPDPDEFDPFSPLNFDSFDHSLRTQIIFDERETCVELVGSDEEEEGSGSDSILEHDNEVNIVFNLFERCNQEEDEAHVIDGDDDNRFRIFDENDEMGANYVELGLGSNREIGDLNDDDDNSSFMLEEFVGDNYHVSRRDTGESSDVRNVETFRDGGLRVVGIGSDSDSEDGIFGIGFHSGEEDDDGFGCGPEDSGLQLHWDSLRLEEAQRELNEDFEWEEVDERADEREVMNMMIDAEVGRLVSTEMLSGEVGEGGGETMTRTLEWEVLLAVNNLDRNVELEHEGDHDGYIYPAEYETLFGQVAEHDSFIRGNPPAARTVIENLTSVVVTQEDVENKSAICAVCKDEMGMEEQVKKLPCSHFYHGDCILPWLGMRNTCPVCRYELPTDDPDYERMRTRRAVDRGVSRDDYDQVRYEIFYEQ; encoded by the coding sequence ATGGAAGAAGTTGCAGATCTTCATCATCTACCACAAGATGAAGAAATTGAAACCTTAGGTTCTGCTCCATACTGGTATTCTTTCTGTGATCATGACGATGATGATATCTACTCATCATATGAACCTGATCCTGATGAATTTGATCCTTTTTCTCCTTTGAATTTCGATTCCTTTGATCACTCTCTACGCACTCAAATCATCTTCGACGAGCGAGAAACTTGTGTTGAGCTCGTTGgatctgatgaagaagaagaaggttcaGGTTCTGATTCTATTTTAGAACACGATAATGAGGTAAATATAGTTTTCAATTTATTCGAACGCTGTAAtcaagaagaggatgaagctcATGTtattgatggtgatgatgataataggtttaggatttttgatgaaaatgatgaaatgGGTGCTAATTATGTTGAATTAGGGTTgggttctaatagggaaattggGGAtttgaatgatgatgatgataatagtAGTTTTATGTTAGAAGAATTTGTGGGTGATAATTATCATGTGAGTAGAAGGGATACTGGGGAGTCTTCTGATGTGCGAAATGTTGAAACTTTTCGAGATGGTGGTCTTCGAGTTGTAGGAATTGGGTCAGATTCTGATTCTGAAGATGGAATTTTTGGGATTGGCTTTCATTctggagaagaagatgatgatgggtTTGGTTGTGGCCCGGAGGACTCAGGTCTTCAACTACACTGGGATTCTTTACGTTTGGAGGAAGCTCAAAGAGAATTGAATGAGGATTTTGAGTGGGAAGAAGTTGATGAAAGGGCTGATGAGAGAGAAGTTATGAATATGATGATTGATGCTGAAGTGGGGAGACTCGTTTCGACTGAGATGCTTTCAGGGGAAGTGGGTGAAGGAGGAGGAGAGACGATGACGAGAACATTAGAATGGGAAGTGCTTTTGGCTGTAAACAATTTGGATAGAAATGTGGAACTGGAACATGAGGGGGATCATGATGGTTATATTTACCCTGCGGAATATGAGACTCTCTTTGGGCAAGTGGCGGAACATGACAGTTTTATTAGAGGTAATCCACCTGCTGCCAGAACTGTTATAGAAAATCTTACGTCGGTTGTTGTAACACAAGAAGATGTGGAGAATAAGAGTGCAATTTGCGCGGTATGTAAGGATGAAATGGGAATGGAAGAACAAGTGAAAAAACTGCCTTGTTCTCATTTCTATCATGGAGACTGCATTTTACCATGGTTGGGTATGCGTAATACATGCCCTGTTTGTCGATATGAATTACCTACAGATGATCCTGATTATGAACGGATGAGAACCCGAAGAGCTGTTGATCGAGGCGTCTCAAGAGATGATTATGATCAGGTCAGATATGAAATATTTTACGAGCAGTAG
- the LOC113272617 gene encoding bromodomain-containing protein DDB_G0278469-like — translation MVMNGAVGVVDDEVASGLSDGGITAIIKTNKETIKKKLVRELAIKMKNKQSKTDKGSPSAEPSLPPESRRSSPRNKNFAIKMKNKQNTQQSPTESASLTSKLQTPTQTKSAEPSLPPESRRSSPRNKKFAIKMKNKQNTQRSPTESASLTSKLQTPTQTKSAEPSLPPESKRSSPRNKKLEPSAAVSSLTRCATTPKRRRQPESAKMSSPTTKKQATRKNNVQSESAQHSQTTTAKSQSKSSEGDTEKSGVGRKNVKRKLDTSSTGPCLNVQLRDPHDTLADFQDEEEEEEEEEAVEEDNSDHVEPDVEEENDNDSADPKRTISFNANEQPIGDPSVQLASVLGVLVRKLPLTYKDWRLVPYKAK, via the exons ATGGTAATGAACGGAGCTGTTGGAGTCGTTGACGATGAAGTTGCCAGTGGTTTGAGTGATGGAG GCATAACTGCAATAATAAAGACTAACAaggaaacaataaagaaaaagcTGGTCAGGGAGTTGGCCATAAAG atgaaaaacaaacaGTCCAAAACTGATAAAGGTTCTCCATCTGCAGAACCATCCCTTCCACCTGAAAGTAGGCGATCATCACCAAGGAACAAGAATTTTGCGATAAAG ATGAAAAATAAGCAGAACACTCAACAGTCCCCAACTGAAAGTGCTTCACTCACTTCAAAGCTGCAAACCCCGACTCAAACCAAGTCCGCAGAACCATCCCTTCCACCTGAAAGTAGACGATCATCACCAAGGAACAAGAAGTTTGCGATAAAG atgaaaaacaaGCAGAACACTCAACGGTCCCCAACTGAAAGTGCTTCACTCACTTCAAAGCTGCAAACCCCGACTCAAACCAAGTCCGCAGAACCATCCCTTCCACCTGAAAGTAAGCGATCATCACCAAGGAACAAGAAGTTAGAACCAAGTGCTGCTGTTTCTTCTCTAACTAGATGTGCAACAACTCCAAAGCGTCGTCGACAACCTGAAAGTGCTAAAATGTCATCACCAACTACAAAGAAACAGGCTACTAGGAAGAATAATGTGCAatctgaaagtgctcaacattcaCAGACCACAACTGCAAAGTCCCAATCAAAAAGCTCTGAAGGAGATACTGAAAAATCTGGAGTGGGGCGAAAGAATGTAAAGCGAAAACTTGACACAAGCAGCACAGGCCCATGTCTGAATGTTCAACTTAGGGATCCACACGACACTCTCGCAGAttttcaagatgaagaagaagaggaagaggaggaggaagctgTGGAAGAGGATAACTCTGATCATGTGGAGCCTGATGtggaagaagagaatgataatg ATTCTGCTGATCCGAAAAGAACAATTTCCTTCAACGCTAATGAACAACCGATTGGTGATCCATCTGTGCAACTTGCCAGTGTGCTAGGGGTGCTTGTTCGGAAACTTCCATTAACGTACAAGGATTGGAGACTTGTCCCTTATAAAGCCAAATAA